One Malania oleifera isolate guangnan ecotype guangnan chromosome 10, ASM2987363v1, whole genome shotgun sequence genomic region harbors:
- the LOC131165552 gene encoding THO complex subunit 4B-like isoform X4 produces the protein MSGALDMSLDDLIQKNKRSAGYRGGGRSRGSRGGGRSFGSGPTRRFATRPLTRPTPYSLPQEVLRSGSRSSMEADAKLYISNLDYGVSNDDIKVLFSEVGDLKRYSVHYDRSGRSKVSSTALDFSDALAAMKRYNNVQLDGKPMKVELVGVNFVTPAAAPPPTIGILGSPQGTFRRQQMVGNQGWFRGGGSVGPGRGSGRGRGQGTGRGERISAEDLDADLDKYHFEAMQIN, from the exons ATGTCCGGTGCTCTGGACATGTCCCTTGATGATCTCATTCAAAAAAACAAGAGATCCGCCGGATACAGAGGCGGAGGCCGAAGCAGAGGAAGCAGGGGCGGCGGCAGAAGCTTCGGTTCCGGTCCGACTCGCCGATTCGCAACTCGCCCTCTCACCCGCCCCACTCCCTACTCGCTTCCACAG GAAGTGTTGAGGAGTGGAAGCCGGTCGAGCATGGAGGCAGACGCTAAGCTGTACATTTCAAATTTGGATTATGGTGTATCTAATGACGATATAAAG GTGCTCTTCTCAGAGGTAGGTGACCTGAAACGATACTCAGTCCATTATGACAGGAGTGGAAGATCGAAGGTATCTTCAACAGCTTTGGATTTTTCAG ATGCTCTGGCTGCCATGAAGAGATACAATAATGTTCAACTTGATGGGAAACCAATGAAAGTAGAGCTTGTTGGAGTGAATTTTGTTACTCCTGCTGCTGCACCTCCACCTACAATTGGTATATTGGGAAGTCCACAAGGCACCTTCAGAAG GCAACAGATGGTTGGTAATCAGGGATGGTTTCGTGGTGGAGGCAGTGTTGGCCCTGGACGTGGATCTGGGAGGGGCCGAGGACAAGGTACAGGACGGGGTGAGAGGATATCTGCTGAAGATCTTGATGCTGATCTGGACAAGTATCACTTTGAGGCTATGCAAATAAACTGA
- the LOC131165552 gene encoding THO complex subunit 4B-like isoform X2, translating to MSGALDMSLDDLIQKNKRSAGYRGGGRSRGSRGGGRSFGSGPTRRFATRPLTRPTPYSLPQEVLRSGSRSSMEADAKLYISNLDYGVSNDDIKVLFSEVGDLKRYSVHYDRSGRSKGTAEVVFSHHTDALAAMKRYNNVQLDGKPMKVELVGVNFVTPAAAPPPTIGILGSPQGTFRRQQMVGNQGWFRGGGSVGPGRGSGRGRGQGTGRGERISAEDLDADLDKYHFEAMQIN from the exons ATGTCCGGTGCTCTGGACATGTCCCTTGATGATCTCATTCAAAAAAACAAGAGATCCGCCGGATACAGAGGCGGAGGCCGAAGCAGAGGAAGCAGGGGCGGCGGCAGAAGCTTCGGTTCCGGTCCGACTCGCCGATTCGCAACTCGCCCTCTCACCCGCCCCACTCCCTACTCGCTTCCACAG GAAGTGTTGAGGAGTGGAAGCCGGTCGAGCATGGAGGCAGACGCTAAGCTGTACATTTCAAATTTGGATTATGGTGTATCTAATGACGATATAAAG GTGCTCTTCTCAGAGGTAGGTGACCTGAAACGATACTCAGTCCATTATGACAGGAGTGGAAGATCGAAG GGAACAGCTGAAGTCGTTTTCTCACATCATACAGATGCTCTGGCTGCCATGAAGAGATACAATAATGTTCAACTTGATGGGAAACCAATGAAAGTAGAGCTTGTTGGAGTGAATTTTGTTACTCCTGCTGCTGCACCTCCACCTACAATTGGTATATTGGGAAGTCCACAAGGCACCTTCAGAAG GCAACAGATGGTTGGTAATCAGGGATGGTTTCGTGGTGGAGGCAGTGTTGGCCCTGGACGTGGATCTGGGAGGGGCCGAGGACAAGGTACAGGACGGGGTGAGAGGATATCTGCTGAAGATCTTGATGCTGATCTGGACAAGTATCACTTTGAGGCTATGCAAATAAACTGA
- the LOC131165552 gene encoding THO complex subunit 4B-like isoform X1 translates to MSGALDMSLDDLIQKNKRSAGYRGGGRSRGSRGGGRSFGSGPTRRFATRPLTRPTPYSLPQEVLRSGSRSSMEADAKLYISNLDYGVSNDDIKVLFSEVGDLKRYSVHYDRSGRSKGTAEVVFSHHTDALAAMKRYNNVQLDGKPMKVELVGVNFVTPAAAPPPTIGILGSPQGTFRSRQQMVGNQGWFRGGGSVGPGRGSGRGRGQGTGRGERISAEDLDADLDKYHFEAMQIN, encoded by the exons ATGTCCGGTGCTCTGGACATGTCCCTTGATGATCTCATTCAAAAAAACAAGAGATCCGCCGGATACAGAGGCGGAGGCCGAAGCAGAGGAAGCAGGGGCGGCGGCAGAAGCTTCGGTTCCGGTCCGACTCGCCGATTCGCAACTCGCCCTCTCACCCGCCCCACTCCCTACTCGCTTCCACAG GAAGTGTTGAGGAGTGGAAGCCGGTCGAGCATGGAGGCAGACGCTAAGCTGTACATTTCAAATTTGGATTATGGTGTATCTAATGACGATATAAAG GTGCTCTTCTCAGAGGTAGGTGACCTGAAACGATACTCAGTCCATTATGACAGGAGTGGAAGATCGAAG GGAACAGCTGAAGTCGTTTTCTCACATCATACAGATGCTCTGGCTGCCATGAAGAGATACAATAATGTTCAACTTGATGGGAAACCAATGAAAGTAGAGCTTGTTGGAGTGAATTTTGTTACTCCTGCTGCTGCACCTCCACCTACAATTGGTATATTGGGAAGTCCACAAGGCACCTTCAGAAG CAGGCAACAGATGGTTGGTAATCAGGGATGGTTTCGTGGTGGAGGCAGTGTTGGCCCTGGACGTGGATCTGGGAGGGGCCGAGGACAAGGTACAGGACGGGGTGAGAGGATATCTGCTGAAGATCTTGATGCTGATCTGGACAAGTATCACTTTGAGGCTATGCAAATAAACTGA
- the LOC131165552 gene encoding THO complex subunit 4B-like isoform X3 — MSGALDMSLDDLIQKNKRSAGYRGGGRSRGSRGGGRSFGSGPTRRFATRPLTRPTPYSLPQEVLRSGSRSSMEADAKLYISNLDYGVSNDDIKVLFSEVGDLKRYSVHYDRSGRSKVSSTALDFSDALAAMKRYNNVQLDGKPMKVELVGVNFVTPAAAPPPTIGILGSPQGTFRSRQQMVGNQGWFRGGGSVGPGRGSGRGRGQGTGRGERISAEDLDADLDKYHFEAMQIN; from the exons ATGTCCGGTGCTCTGGACATGTCCCTTGATGATCTCATTCAAAAAAACAAGAGATCCGCCGGATACAGAGGCGGAGGCCGAAGCAGAGGAAGCAGGGGCGGCGGCAGAAGCTTCGGTTCCGGTCCGACTCGCCGATTCGCAACTCGCCCTCTCACCCGCCCCACTCCCTACTCGCTTCCACAG GAAGTGTTGAGGAGTGGAAGCCGGTCGAGCATGGAGGCAGACGCTAAGCTGTACATTTCAAATTTGGATTATGGTGTATCTAATGACGATATAAAG GTGCTCTTCTCAGAGGTAGGTGACCTGAAACGATACTCAGTCCATTATGACAGGAGTGGAAGATCGAAGGTATCTTCAACAGCTTTGGATTTTTCAG ATGCTCTGGCTGCCATGAAGAGATACAATAATGTTCAACTTGATGGGAAACCAATGAAAGTAGAGCTTGTTGGAGTGAATTTTGTTACTCCTGCTGCTGCACCTCCACCTACAATTGGTATATTGGGAAGTCCACAAGGCACCTTCAGAAG CAGGCAACAGATGGTTGGTAATCAGGGATGGTTTCGTGGTGGAGGCAGTGTTGGCCCTGGACGTGGATCTGGGAGGGGCCGAGGACAAGGTACAGGACGGGGTGAGAGGATATCTGCTGAAGATCTTGATGCTGATCTGGACAAGTATCACTTTGAGGCTATGCAAATAAACTGA